CTTGGGCGATGTAATTTTAAAGCTGATATGCTTGACCGAAAAGTTTCTCTATTGAGTGGTGGTGAGAAGGTAAATTGATCCAACCCCAAAAATGGATAATTTTGGGATATATTATTTACCTTTTTTTCCCCATGCATTTGCACCATCAAGAATAGTGTTTGCATGGCTGATTCTCGTTGATTTTCCCAAGatatgtctttttttttttaattaagataTTCTTTCTAGCTTCATCTTATTGTTCTCATGTAATAGCTTTACTAGTTCTATTGATGCTCTTCCATTTCTCACTCTCCAAAATATGATAATgcacaaatataaatatttggAATTTATCTCGTCTCTTCCTTGGTTTGCTAGGCACGGTTGGCTTTTTGCAAATTCATGGTAAAGCCATCAACTCTACTTGTGTTGGATGAACCAACCAATCACTTGGATATACCTTCTAAAGAAATGCTCGAGGTTTGTCTCAATTTACTCTCTCTATATTTCTCCTCGTTGGAAGCTCAAATCACCAATCACACTACTGATTTATTTCTAATTCTTCTACCAGGAAGCAATAAATGAGTACGAGGGCACTGTTATCACTGTGTCTCATGATCGATACTTTATAAAACAAATAGTTAATAGAGTGATAGAAGTTAAAGATGGCACCTTACAGGATTATGCAGGCGATTACAATGTAAGTTAATTTGTTCCTTTTCTGTGATCTCTATATAAGAGTTATAGCTAGTTGAAATGGGTCAAATTCTATACATGATGTAGTTGGCCCTAGGAAGCCATGCTTGATTGCACTTGATCCTCAATTCTCATATATGATTTAAGTCCTCAAAGTTATCTTCTAGCTTTCATTTGGTTGCTTTGCGATTTTGCATTTGTGAGGGATCAAAACCAAATAAACCCTGGGTCATTATATTTTTGCTTCTTATATCTATAGGtcattttaattttcatctGGTTTTTGCTTGGTGTACCACATAGATTGCTAACAAGTTAGAATCTCGAAAATTTTGCAGTATTATTTAGAGAAGAACCTTGACGCCAGGGAGAGAGAGCTCGAACGGGAAGCAGAGCTTGAGGACAAAGCTCCTAAGGTGAAAGCCAAGTCTAAGATGTCTAAGGTAAGGCAATGGTGTGGTTAATTAATTGGAGAATCTGGTTAGATAGcttgtaaattaaaaattgCATTGTTAACAGGCTGAGAAAGAAGCACGGAAGAAACAAAAGATGCAAGCCTTTCAGGCAGCAAAACAGAAGTCTAAAAGCGCCAAGAATGCCAAGAGGTGGAAGTGAACCCATTAATTTATCATAGAAGCCCCATACTTTTTTAGACGAATTTAAACACTGCGAGGGGCTGCAAGCTGAAGTAGCAcattgattattatttttgcTACTCAGCCTTTTGTATATATCAATCATATCATGTATGAATAAACTAATTCATTTGAGTAATTAAATGGAATATAGTAGATTCTCAGCCATGAACCAGATTTTACTGCGATTGGACAATTTGTTTTCTTGGGGAAGAAAAACAAGATTAAGCGCCAACACGGTGAAACATACACAATACATAGTCCGGTGTCTCGTTCGTTGAGGCTTTCGTTCAAACTTCAAAGTGCaaataagaaaaggaaaatttCGTTCAAACTTCAGAGtgcaaataaaaagaaaaaaaaaagataaatatgtctttaattttttagtttgaaGATATGTTGATTTATTGAAGATATAAAAGCGTCTATGATTTTTAATGAGATATTTAAGTTTTTCTATTCAAAATATGAAAGATAAGAGGAATTTAAAtgttttatgaaaaatatttttgtatttttaatttacgAAGAcatttattttcgaaataaaaaggaaagatttatttattgttttttctAAGAAAAAATAAGCTCCTTAGTCATTGATAGACTTTTGGGTCAGTTTAACAAATTGTAGCCCAAAATTTGTGGTTATAAGATGATATagactttaatttaatttaaattctaaGGTCTTAGGTTTTGCGTAAACTATTGTATATACCTATGAAATTCTGTAATACAGACatttatttacaaaaaaaaaataaaactaaaaaagttATTCAAAAGTTTTAAATTATCTTACTTAAACTAATCTTGAATTTCCAATCTTCAACTATTCACCGTACTCGTTTGATTGTTTGAGCAATGATATTTTTAGCTAGAAAAATCGCACCAAACCTTAGTAATAACTTCCAAAATTTATTAGGAAGTTAAAAGGTTATTTCATAGTTGGAATTGAAGACGATGATAATTGTTGTTTAAATGGTTTGTATGATATATTACAAGAACAATTAGGGATTGACTAGTATTGATTATACAATTCACTTAGGTTTGACCTTAAGAAGCATACCAAGAATGTTTcctttaaaagaataaattactTGCCTCTAATACCAAGATTATAGAAGTTGTATGCTTCTATAAGTTCAAAGTTTCCCATGAGGTGGCATTTTGACAACTATCAGACTGACAATCTTATAACCCACCCTTAACACGGGAAAGCATGAATTCATTATGACCGAAAATACATAGATTTTGCTGCCGAGCCTAGAAGTATTAGGCTTGGCCTTTATTCCACCCCAACATGGCGCCTGATTTAATACTTTTGGagtattaaaatttttcttaaagaattaaataaaagttaatataaaaataaaagaaaaaaaattatttgaaattttagTACTCCTTAATTAGGAAGAGAAAAaagaattattatttaattattaagaaaagagaaaagaattaatattaaattttatttaggataaattttgttttaatttaaatttattttaattttaaattgatattaaattattataaaattatgataaaaataaaaatttaaaagaattaaaaagatataatactcttattattttaaattttttttatttaaacaaacatattcatattattttaaaattaatacgaattaatttatttaaaatttttaaattttaaataaatatatttatcttatttcaaataaACGTTCtcgtattatttttttaaagcgGTTAAACATGGTTTTTAAACATCTCAACAAAAGAAATAGATATATGTAATCtttcaaattaataatattagagGGTATATATAAGTACATAATATCTGAAAAGATTAATAAATCTTACCTAGAAAATATAGTTAGAGATATTTTTTgcttaagataataaaaataatacaaatacgtttatttttattaaattaaattattaatttaaattatatctatctaaattttaaataaaaaatttaaaaaatttaaaattcaaatatgtgaataaaattagattaataaaaaaataaaaatatacgaATACGATTCAAATTGTACAAAAATAGGAATGGGTTTGTCGATGAACAAACTCATTATTTTTAATGAACAAAAGAAGAtagtatattaaataaattctatgagataaattataattttaaataaataattaaaataaataaaatataaaattattaattaattaaattttattaactaattaaataacTTATATACTAATAGAgcatattaaattttttataataattataattatcatttattaaaaatatattttataagttGTAATTAATATGTTTGtagtttttccaaaaaaaagtattaattGTTTATTGATTTCATCAGTATGTATTAAATGTTAACCTAAATCAACGCAAagtaaattgaattttaaattttaatagtgttttttttgttaaaattatatgGAGTTTTAAAACTTCAAACATCAAGGGAGTATTGTAACATCCACTTTCTAACATGGGCACGGATTCGGTACGCACTCCCTGTTAGCGCATCGAAATGCCAAAATCGTGTTTGGCGCACCGGTTAGCCAGGTAGTGCAAGAATATATATACTTATTTTTATTGGGTGTTTTCTATAATTTCGTATAAAATAGAGGGgtcaatttttcaatttttaaaataaatacatcTAAGTTAATTCTACAATTAGTTGATACTCGAGTTTAGTTAACAACTATTACTACGGCTAACTCCTCCTCCAGCCTAGGTTCTCTTCCTCCCCTTCTCCTCCGTTGCAATCGCGCCGTCCCTTCCTATCTCCACTATCGAAAATGACTCAGCTAACTTCTTCTTCTCCCCCCACTCACTGATGGTGGCTTCGGCGGTGTGTTCTTCCAGCAACTCATCCGACGAGATTCGGAGATTTTGAACCACGAAACGCTATTTTTCTTTGGGATTGAGAAATTGTTCAGTGTTAACGATTCTGTTTAGGCAGATCCAAGCACACAATCAGCCTCACCACCTCTGACGATGACGGTACCTGATCTGCATTGTCGGTTGTCTTCGGCAGTAGATGGCTTCGCTGTCTCCATCAATGGAAAGAAGGTACCCGTTGTATTATCACTCTTCACTTGATTTACAAATATCCCCCTTTTTCTTCGTCATAGGTCTGAAATTGTCTTTGAAGTACATCCCCCAATTTTGCATGTTTCACTAAATTACCGCATTGTTGCTGTTTGGCACATGGTTGCTGGGGATGAAGATACCACTGGGGGCGAAGCAGACCATGGAGTTGGATCGGTTGAGGGCGAAGGCTTTGCAGGGATGGAGTCAGACGAGTACGATTTACAGGAAGATGAAACAGAACACGACCATCCGGTTGAGGGCGAACGCTTTGTAGGGATGGAGTCGGACGAGCACGACTTTCAGGAAGATGATACAGAACACGACCATCACGCAGAGGCCGATGTCGACAATGGGGATGCGGTTGAATTGGAAGACAATTTGGACGGCGCCGGAGGAATGTCTGACAATTATGCGGAAGACGAGTTTTACGCCGTTGATTTCGTGGAGTCGATAGGTTGGATTGATTTTTTGAACTTGAGCGAGGAGGATGTTCTCCGGTTTAACTTCGCTGATGTTGACATTGCATTTGAGTTCTACCAGCAATATGCAAAGCACCATGGCTTCGGCGCGAGACGTTCCAGAAGCGAAAAACGCGGCGAAGTAAGGATACGGCAGGAGTTCGTGTGCCACCGACAAGGGTACCGATCCCCAAAGTTCTACACGAAGCCTAACCGGCAGAAGAGGCCGAGGGCCGAGACACAGTATGGATGCCCTGCAAGGATGCTACTCCGCATGGACGATGAATCAGGACGTTGGCACGTTGCCTACTTTTCAGACGCGCATAAGCACCACACTCTTGAGTTGTGATTTTCTTCCATGCTCCCGGGCCATCGGAGGATGAGCGAAGCAGACATCGAGCAGATGAACGACATGCGCATAGGGGACATTGGCGTCTCCCGAATCCACGGTTTTATGGCGAGTCTGGCCGGCGGGTATCATAATGTCCCGTACACAACAAGGGACATGCATAATGTAAATGCGAAACAACGAAGGGAGGGTGGCCTAGATGCGGAATCGTGCCTAAGGTATCTCCGAGAGTGCAAGGCAAATGATCCAGCACTGTACTACAAGGAAGTTATTGACGGTGAGGGCGTGTTGCAACACCTTTTTTGGTGTGACGGCACCAGCCAAATTGATTACCAGGTGTTTGGAGACGTGGTTGCATTTGATGCAACGTACAAGAAAAATGTTTACCTTTCACCTCTTGTAGTATTCTCCAGTATGAATCACCACAACCAAACGGTTGTCTTTGCCGCTGCACTGGTGGCAGACGAGAAAGAAGAGACCTATGTCTGGCTGCTTCAGCAGTTGCAAACTTCAATGAAAGGAAAGGCTCCCGTGTCCATAATAACCGACGGTGACAGGCAAATGAAGTTTGCGATCGAGCAAGTTTTTCCAGAGGCTCACCATCGACTCTGCGCTTGGCATCTACTCCGAAATGCCATGAGCAACATCGGAAAGCCCAAATTCACCAGGATGTTTAGGGATTGCATGCTCGGAGACTACGAGGTCCAAACATTTCAGAGAAAGTGGTTTGAGATGGTTGAGAAATTTGGCGTCGCCGATAAAAGATGGGTACAGGACACGTACGAGAGAAGGCACAGTTGGGCCACAGCACACATACGGGGAAAGTTCTTTGCCGGATTTCGAACAACATCAAGGTGTGAGGGCTTGCACGCTGTGATATCACGGTATGTTAAGTCTCGATACAGCTACACTGAGTTTTTACGTCATTTCCATCGATGCTTGATGTTCGTGCGCGCAAAGAAGGTGGAGGCTGATTTCGAGTGTGCAAAGGGTGACCCTGTTATGACCACCAACCTGAAACAGCTGGAGCGGAGTGCAGCCGACAACTACACTCGTGCGATATTCTATTTGTTTGTTCCCATTCTTGACAGGGCCTGTGCAATGAGGGTGGTTGACTCTGAAGACAACGGTTCCTATTTTATCCACACCGTCTCTCGATACGAAACTCTGGGGAAGGATTGGCGTGTTGTTGCAACGTCTGATACGAGGGAGGTCCGATGCACGTGCATGAGAATAGAATGTTTCGGGGTTCCCGGCGAACATATAATTGCGGTGCTTGTTCTTAACAATGTTCATGAGATCCCGAGGTCTCTAATATTACCGAGATGGACCAAGCATGCAAAACTTGTGGTGGTGCAGTCGATGGGCGTGATTTGGGATTGTACAACTGACGCAACACTGGTGTCTGATGGATTGGTACCGGAAAGTGTGCAAGATTGCATGTCACAGCACCCAAAAGTTTCAGTTTGCAAGAGACATTGCCGTGCTGATACTGAAGCACTTCAAGAACGAAGATGCAGGGGACACCAGTTTTCCACCCGAGAGGCCACCTACTGAGGGTGGCAGACCCCCGGTGCAGAATCTACCCAGGCGCAATACAAAGGATAATGGTGCTCATGGTGGAAAGAAAACCCGGTGATGTCGTTTGTGCCGGGAGGTGGGACACAACAGGACAACGTGTCCGGACCGCCGCACAATGGAATCATCCAGTGCAGTTGCAGATGACATGGATTCGATGGACACTGACATGGTGGGTTGGTCGCTCTATATATGATATAGTTAAGTTTTCTGCTCTGTTAAATGGATctaatcatttattttttacattggTGTTAGATCTATGATAACCTATCCGGTGATCTGTATGCGACCGCGGAGATTCCTTCGTTCCAATGCTCTGATAATGACACGCAGGCTGGGTTTGCTAACAGCGACTTCGCTGGGACCAACACGTCCGGGCCAGTCATGTCTCTCGCCGATTGAGCAAAAGGGGCTTACAGTCGTCACCACCGTGTGTTGTAACGGTAGGTTGGTCGAACCCTTTCATGTTCTCCGGTAGCCTGTAGCCGCACACCGAATATTGTCTGCATTTCATGTGGGTACAGAACCGTCTATAGGTCGTCGACGTTAAAACAAGTTTTTGCTATGTTGGCTTTCCTTGGTACGTGGATGTGCTATAGATATCACCGATTTTAATAGGGATTCAAGATGTGTAGGTATGAAGTGGTGTCATGCGAATAGCTGCAACTCCACTGTCAAACCTGATGTATTAATAATTGGTAGTTGTCCACCCTTTTGTTGAACCGTACATGGTAGTTAGGGGCATGTTTACAGCGATTCTATGTTTAGTGGATATTTTGTATGTATGGTAAGTGGATATTTTGTATGTAATTGGTTGTAACGTTCAGTGGATATTCAGATGCACGTCTCATACAAAAACTTGTTGGAAAATGCATGTGGTTCAATCGCGGTTTTGAAATTCTTTGTAAGGGATCATTGCTTCTGGATGTAATTTAAAACACACGCTTGAAACACCTGAAGTGATGAATAAAATGCACTAAATAAAGCACGGCAACAACATCGAATCAATAAACAACCACTACTAATTAGCATTTTTAGGGTATTAACAAATCAGTGTGAagtttcaaaattcaaaattcaaagctACAAAATGTAGGTGAAGTGAATCGGATTACATTCAAGCTTCACAGCTTAAAATTACATTCAAACTTCACAGGCACTAATTGACATACATTTCTAATATTGGGAGATCAGTCCATTTGCAATGCTACGTGCACATTAACAACAGAAACGATTATCTTGTTTATCATCTAAAGTATAAGCTAATGACGGCAAGGTAGAATTGTATGCCTGGAAATAACATATAGATTAAAGATACAGATGTATGGACATGCAGCTTGCACCACCGTACTTGACAAACTGAGGCAAGAAAACACCATGGACCGAGTTACTTGGATGGGGCTGGGGGCGGTAGCTAGGGGTTTAGGATACAGGAGTTCTCAATATATATGCAGCCGATAGTCTTGCGGCGCCAGCCGTTCGAAGACACACACATGGCCGTGTCTTAGTTGGCATGCAGTTGCTAAGGCAGACCAGCCCATTCCAAAACATCCGTTCGTCCTCCCTACATAGTGCGTATACTGAATGGTCCACGCGCCCCTCTCATTGGTAATCGTAATTGGGCTATCCTCGCATACTCCCAGCAGAGGGGGGACATTCGGCTGGAAGCGAAGACATATTTTTTAGGGTGAGAGCAATAAAGTAGTTGACTAGAACAATAGGATAGGAAATAGTTGCCTTTAAAAACAATTGTCGGCACACTTACGAGAAAATGGGTTGCCAGGCGGTGCACAATTGGACTGACAAAAAACGGATTGGTCGATCTGAACCCATCGGCTATGTGCCTTGACCTGGGTGCTGACGGATAGGTTATACAAGTGCAGTCCGTCCCCGGCCCGGCATGGGCTAAGTAGTTGATTTCCATTGCATGACCGTTGAAGAACATGACATACATTGTGTTTTGAATTTCGTGATAACGGAACATCACAAGCCACTGATCCCTTAGGCAATAGTGTTCCCGGACAGCGTcccatcctccatgaaatacgATCCTCCCATTAGGTTCCATATTCCAGCCCACGCGATGACGATGTCCTGTAGGCGTGGTTAGGGTCAGGGGTCGCGGTAGGGACCGGCTATAATCCCGCGAGAACCGCAGCGGGAGAATCTGTAGTGGATGGTGGAAAAAAAGGGTTACAATGTGTCACACATGGATGGATTGATGATTGCAGGTGGTAAAGGAATTGAAATTGGCGTCTATACCAGTGTATCAGGGTCGTTCACCGGGATTATCGCGAAGAACTGGACTGTATAGTTGCCATGTGCGGGTATTGTTGGAAGACTTCCGTTTCGCAAGTTTCTGGTACAACGTAAAACAGCATAAAACAAACGACTTAGCCGAGTACATACAGAAAACCTGCTAGAATAATCTTGTTACCTTTCGTAGTTGATCTCGCAGAATCTTGTGTCGTGGATGGCCACATAGAAAAACTTTGGTTGGTGTACGATAGTAGCATTGAGTCACCGATTCGAAGGTGGTAGTGTTTGTAAAAGGCTCGCCAGCCTCCGGTGAATATGATTCGATGTGGATGCTCCTCCTCGAAAACCCACGAGATGCTCCACGACTGACCATTTGTGGTGATTACCTCGACGGGGTTGCTCATGTTATCCCGTACAACGTTGGAGAAGGCCACCGGCATTCTCTGCACGAGTAAGAAATCGATATTGATGTGGGCTTGCATACGGGCCTTGGGGTTATGTGAGTAGAACAGAAAAACTGAAAACTTACAATTTGATTCTCC
This sequence is a window from Arachis stenosperma cultivar V10309 chromosome 10, arast.V10309.gnm1.PFL2, whole genome shotgun sequence. Protein-coding genes within it:
- the LOC130957379 gene encoding protein FAR1-RELATED SEQUENCE 5-like yields the protein MSEADIEQMNDMRIGDIGVSRIHGFMASLAGGYHNVPYTTRDMHNVNAKQRREGGLDAESCLRYLRECKANDPALYYKEVIDGEGVLQHLFWCDGTSQIDYQVFGDVVAFDATYKKNVYLSPLVVFSSMNHHNQTVVFAAALVADEKEETYVWLLQQLQTSMKGKAPVSIITDGDRQMKFAIEQVFPEAHHRLCAWHLLRNAMSNIGKPKFTRMFRDCMLGDYEVQTFQRKWFEMVEKFGVADKRWVQDTYERRHSWATAHIRGKFFAGFRTTSRCEGLHAVISRYVKSRYSYTEFLRHFHRCLMFVRAKKVEADFECAKGDPVMTTNLKQLERSAADNYTRAIFYLFVPILDRACAMRVVDSEDNGSYFIHTVSRYETLGKDWRVVATSDTREVRCTCMRIECFGVPGEHIIAVLVLNNVHEIPRSLILPRWTKHAKLVVVQSMGVIWDCTTDATLVSDGLVPESVQDCMSQHPKVSVCKRHCRADTEALQERRCRGHQFSTREATY